The Pygocentrus nattereri isolate fPygNat1 chromosome 17, fPygNat1.pri, whole genome shotgun sequence genome window below encodes:
- the LOC108411130 gene encoding uncharacterized protein LOC108411130 has product MVCSGVLVRLFLLSLLSPAVWTMIENLHQVVSFLDKTYGDSKHQFALAINVPRQKCSKGVVPDQNFLLDNDIRKVKAAMDDHKSRVYKGQQLIGAKPKRIFGRTTNYHSEYLLLFKSNPPATSPDDPLMQKLLNKDPDGCVVFYTYNSPCVNTCSTPNKRYSIIPALDMFKAHRGPKAFVFTQVWKYDENSTQWKGNIRSVSKRVPLYRCDNTGCYRCVRLRRPIHSKCMSN; this is encoded by the exons ATG GTGTGTTCTGGAGTGCTGGTGAGGCTcttcctgctctctctgctctctcctgctgtctggacgATGATTGAAAATCTCCATCAGGTGGTCAGTTTTCTCGACAAAAC ttATGGAGACAGTAAACATCAGTTTGCTTTGGCCATCAACGTCCCAAGACAGAAGTGTTCTAAAGGTGTTGTCCCGGATCAGAACTTCCTCCTGGATAATGATATAAGGAAAGTGAAAGCTGCCATGGATGATCATAAAAGTAGAGTCTACAAAGGTCAACAGCTGATTGGTGCAAAACCAAAACGAATCTTTGGAAGAACAACAAACTACCACTCTGAGTACCTTCTGCTGTTTAAATCAAACCCACCAGCGACATCTCCTGATGATCCACTCATGCAGAAGCTCCTGAACAAAGACCCAGACGGCTGTGTGGTTTTCTACACCTACAACTCCCCCTGTGTGAACACCTGCTCAACACCCAATAAGCGTTACAGCATCATCCCTGCACTTGACATGTTTAAGGCCCACAGAGGCCCTAAAGCGTTCGTTTTTACACAGGTTTGGAAATATGATGAAAACAGTACTCAGTGGAAAGGGAACATAAGATCGGTGTCTAAAAGAGTGCCGCTGTACCGCTGCGACAACACGGGGTGTTACCGCTGTGTAAGACTGCGTAGGCCAATCCACTCTAAGTGCATGAGCAACTAG